The genome window CGCCGCAACCATCGCCCGCCGCGCCGGCAACGTCGCGCTCATCGGCATGCCCGGCTGCGGCAAAACCACGACGGCGCAGGCACTCGGCCGCCTGACGGGGCGCCCCGTGCGCGATCTCGACCAGATCGTCGCCGAACGCGAGGGCTGTCCGATCGCGGAAATTTTCGCCCGCCGCGGCGAAGCCGTCTTCCGTCGGATCGAGACCGAAATCCTGGCCGACGTCTCCAAAGAAAGCGGCATCATTATCGCCACCGGCGGCGGCGTGGTCACGCAGCCGCGCAACCGTCCGCTGCTCCGCCAGAACGGGATCTGCGTCTGGCTCGACCGCGCTGGCGAGCTGCCCGTCGACGGACGCCCCCTGTCGCAGTCCGTCGGCGTGGAGGAACTGCGCCGCCGGCGCCTGCCGTTGTACCGCGCCTGGGCGGATCTGACCGTTCGCGGCTCGTCGGCGCAGGACGCCGCCGCAAAAATCAAGGAGGCTTTGCAGCTATGAAGATCCTCGTCGTCAACGGCCCCAACATGAACATGCTCGGCGTGCGCGAGCCGGAAATCTACGGCCGCGCCACGCTGGCCGACCTGGAAAAAATGATTCGCGCGCACTGCGCCGCCGCGGGCGCGGACGTGGAATTTTTCCAGAGCAACCACGAAGGCGCGATCGTCGACCGCATTCAGGAAGCCTATGGGAACGCCGATGGCATCGTCATCAATCCCGCCGCCTACACCCATACCAGCGTCGCCATTCCCGACGCGCTGCGCGCCGTGGGCATTCCCGCCGTCGAAGTCCACGTCAGCGACATCCAGTCGCGCGAGGATTTCCGCCGCCATTCCTACACCCGCGCCGCCTGCGTCGCCCAGATCGCCGGGCGCGGCCTGAAAGGCTACCTCGACGCCGTCGACCTGCTGCTGGACCGGAAGCGGGGATAGCGGACGCCGTAACGACGCGGAGATGACCTGCGCCTGTCGTGGAGATTATCGAAAAAAACAAAGAGGAACCAAGCTCCCACTCAAAGCGGACACGCGAAGAAATTTCGCGAGGCGCTTCCCGAGGGGGAGCTTTTTATTGGCACGAAGGGCCATGGGAAAGAACGTTCCCACGACGCGGGGCGGATTGACAGCATCCGGGTCGAATGGTATAACTCAAAAAGTTAGTCTCGACTAATAAAAATCCGGGCGGAGACTGACTTTTATTTTCAGCGTCCGAATTAGATAAATCTAACTTTTAAAGAGAGATCTTCGGGGGCAAAAGAATGATCAAAATCGCGATTTACGGAAAGGGCGGCATCGGCAAATCGACGACGACGTCCAATCTCTCGGCGGCGCTGAGCCGCCTCGGCCATAAAGTCATGCAGATCGGCTGCGATCCCAAGTCGGACTCCACCAAAACGCTCATGGGAGGCGCGCGGATCCCGACGGTGCTGGACCGCATCCGCGAAAAAGGTGCGACCGGCGTGGCGCTGGAAGACATCGTTTTTACGGGTTTCAACGGCATCCTCTGCGTCGAAGCCGGCGGCCCCACGCCCGGCATCGGCTGCGCGGGGCGCGGCATCATCACCGCCTTCGAAAAGCTCGAGGAGCTCGGCGCCTACGACGCGTACCGGCCCGACGTCGTCTTTTACGACGTGCTCGGCGACGTGGTCTGCGGCGGTTTCGCGATGCCGATCCGCGGCGGCTACGCCGACCGCGTGCTGATCGTCACCTCGGGCGAGATGATGGCGCTTTACGCGGCTTCGAACATCGTGAGCGCCGTGAACAACTTCGGCAAGCGCGGCTACGCCGGCGTCGCCGGACTGATCCTCAACTCGCGCAACGTGGCGGACGAACAGGCGCTCGTGGAAAAGGCCGCCTCGGAGATGGGAACGCGGGTGCTCTACACGGTGCCGCGCGACGGGGCCGTGCAGGCCGCCGAAGCGCAGGGCAGGACCGTCGTCGAAGCGCTGCCCGATTCGCCGATGGCGTCGCGCTACCGCGAGCTGGCGCAGAAAGTCATGG of Pyramidobacter piscolens W5455 contains these proteins:
- a CDS encoding shikimate kinase; amino-acid sequence: AATIARRAGNVALIGMPGCGKTTTAQALGRLTGRPVRDLDQIVAEREGCPIAEIFARRGEAVFRRIETEILADVSKESGIIIATGGGVVTQPRNRPLLRQNGICVWLDRAGELPVDGRPLSQSVGVEELRRRRLPLYRAWADLTVRGSSAQDAAAKIKEALQL
- the aroQ gene encoding type II 3-dehydroquinate dehydratase; the encoded protein is MKILVVNGPNMNMLGVREPEIYGRATLADLEKMIRAHCAAAGADVEFFQSNHEGAIVDRIQEAYGNADGIVINPAAYTHTSVAIPDALRAVGIPAVEVHVSDIQSREDFRRHSYTRAACVAQIAGRGLKGYLDAVDLLLDRKRG
- a CDS encoding AAA family ATPase, which encodes MIKIAIYGKGGIGKSTTTSNLSAALSRLGHKVMQIGCDPKSDSTKTLMGGARIPTVLDRIREKGATGVALEDIVFTGFNGILCVEAGGPTPGIGCAGRGIITAFEKLEELGAYDAYRPDVVFYDVLGDVVCGGFAMPIRGGYADRVLIVTSGEMMALYAASNIVSAVNNFGKRGYAGVAGLILNSRNVADEQALVEKAASEMGTRVLYTVPRDGAVQAAEAQGRTVVEALPDSPMASRYRELAQKVMEVCP